Proteins encoded within one genomic window of uncultured Desulfobacter sp.:
- a CDS encoding SMR family transporter — MGYLYLSIAIIAEVIGTSALKASQEFTKLGPSIMAIVGYGASFYFLSLVLKTIPVGIAYAIWSGIGITLITITGAILFKQMPDIPAIIGMTMIMIGVAIINVFSKIASH; from the coding sequence ATGGGGTACTTGTATCTTTCTATAGCAATAATTGCAGAAGTTATCGGAACCAGTGCATTAAAAGCGTCGCAAGAATTTACCAAACTAGGCCCAAGTATTATGGCAATTGTAGGTTATGGGGCATCATTCTATTTTTTATCACTCGTGTTAAAAACGATACCCGTAGGAATTGCGTATGCAATCTGGTCAGGAATCGGGATTACGCTGATTACAATAACAGGTGCCATTTTGTTTAAACAGATGCCGGATATCCCTGCAATAATAGGCATGACAATGATAATGATTGGGGTTGCAATAATAAATGTATTCTCAAAAATTGCCAGTCATTGA